A stretch of Mycobacterium sp. ITM-2016-00316 DNA encodes these proteins:
- a CDS encoding (2Fe-2S)-binding protein — MTDLQLTVNGTRHELSADIRTTLLDLLRERLGLTGTKKGCDHGLCGACTVTVDGERVLSCLTLAASIDGAAVQTIEGDGGELDTVQCAFIRHDGFQCGYCTSGQITSARAVLREFGRGDLSAASFEGCRHTLTDGPDALSDAEIRERMAGNICRCGAYANIVAAIKDVAL, encoded by the coding sequence ATGACCGATCTACAGCTGACCGTCAACGGCACACGGCACGAGCTGAGCGCCGACATCCGCACCACCCTGCTGGACCTGCTGCGCGAACGGCTCGGGCTCACCGGGACCAAGAAGGGCTGCGATCACGGACTGTGCGGTGCCTGCACGGTGACCGTCGACGGGGAGCGGGTGCTGAGCTGTCTGACGCTGGCCGCCTCGATCGACGGCGCGGCGGTCCAGACGATCGAGGGTGACGGCGGGGAGTTGGACACCGTCCAGTGCGCCTTCATCCGGCATGACGGATTTCAGTGCGGGTACTGCACTTCCGGTCAGATCACCTCGGCACGTGCGGTGCTGCGCGAGTTCGGCCGCGGAGATCTGTCCGCGGCGTCGTTCGAGGGGTGTCGGCACACCCTCACCGACGGGCCGGACGCGTTGTCCGACGCGGAGATCCGGGAACGGATGGCCGGCAACATCTGCCGGTGCGGGGCCTACGCCAACATCGTCGCGGCGATCAAGGATGTGGCGTTGTGA
- a CDS encoding xanthine dehydrogenase family protein subunit M — translation MKTFAFEHAGTVDGAVRSATAGARYYAGGTNLLDLMKLGVESPAALVDIGRLDLRSITPTEDGGVLVGAGATNSATANHPLIRGQYPMLSQAILSGATTQIRNMATVGGNLMQRTRCPYFMDPSFAHCNKRNPGSGCAALQGFNREHALFGASAACVAVHPSDMAVALAALDARLHVQGPEGHRLQRIDEFFALPGDTPVRDNTLRPGELITGIELPPSPLGPHSWYLKVRDRHSYAFALVSVAAGVELADGEIVAAALALGGVAARPWRGAAAEASLIGSPAGDASFRAAAELITDGAAPLAQNGFKVDLARNSVVRALRRAVPSNETLSS, via the coding sequence GTGAAGACCTTTGCCTTCGAGCACGCCGGCACGGTCGACGGTGCGGTGCGCAGCGCCACCGCCGGTGCCCGCTACTACGCCGGTGGCACCAACCTGCTCGATCTGATGAAGCTCGGCGTCGAAAGCCCCGCCGCGCTGGTCGACATCGGCCGCCTCGACCTGCGATCGATCACCCCGACCGAGGACGGAGGGGTGCTGGTGGGCGCGGGGGCCACCAACAGCGCGACGGCCAACCACCCGCTGATCCGCGGGCAGTACCCGATGCTGTCGCAGGCGATCCTGTCCGGTGCCACCACCCAGATCCGCAATATGGCCACCGTCGGGGGAAACCTCATGCAGCGCACCCGGTGCCCGTACTTCATGGATCCTTCCTTCGCCCACTGCAACAAGCGCAATCCGGGATCCGGCTGCGCCGCGCTGCAGGGGTTCAACCGGGAACACGCCTTGTTCGGCGCCAGCGCGGCGTGTGTGGCGGTGCACCCCTCCGATATGGCGGTCGCCCTGGCCGCGCTCGATGCCCGCCTGCATGTCCAAGGACCCGAGGGCCACCGACTGCAGCGCATCGACGAGTTCTTCGCGCTGCCAGGGGATACTCCGGTACGCGACAACACCCTGCGCCCCGGCGAACTGATCACCGGGATCGAACTACCGCCGTCACCGCTGGGCCCGCACAGCTGGTATCTCAAGGTGCGCGACCGACACAGCTACGCATTCGCCCTGGTGTCGGTGGCGGCAGGCGTCGAACTCGCCGACGGCGAGATCGTGGCCGCCGCGCTGGCGCTGGGAGGTGTGGCCGCCAGACCCTGGCGGGGGGCCGCGGCCGAAGCGAGCCTGATCGGTTCCCCGGCCGGTGACGCCTCGTTCCGCGCCGCGGCCGAGTTGATCACCGACGGGGCCGCCCCGCTGGCGCAGAACGGGTTCAAGGTCGATCTCGCCAGAAACAGTGTGGTGCGGGCGCTGCGCCGTGCCGTGCCGTCCAATGAGACACTCAGCTCATGA
- a CDS encoding DUF3349 domain-containing protein translates to MTVTTLMASILNWLRAGYPDGVPGPDQVPLLALLRATPLTEDQVQEVVRNIAEVAAPADIEEPITRDDIAASISEVTKHDAGPENTARVAAKLAAAGWPLADLAGQ, encoded by the coding sequence ATGACCGTCACCACTCTGATGGCTTCGATCTTGAACTGGCTGCGCGCCGGTTACCCGGACGGGGTTCCCGGTCCGGACCAGGTGCCGCTGCTGGCGCTGCTGCGGGCCACCCCACTGACCGAAGACCAGGTGCAAGAGGTGGTGCGCAATATCGCCGAGGTCGCTGCGCCCGCCGATATCGAGGAACCGATCACGCGCGACGACATTGCTGCATCGATCTCTGAGGTCACCAAACACGATGCGGGCCCGGAGAATACCGCCAGGGTGGCGGCGAAGTTGGCGGCCGCGGGATGGCCACTGGCCGACCTCGCCGGACAGTAG
- a CDS encoding DUF6498-containing protein: MNRILHVLSALGVIAVPVVGWFTQHWSGGTTLAVYWFETLAACLFVLARIALHQRWSPRRGHFRYNAAGHQGGGHIDYRTSKTRRRKPLSTFLSSFGVVSLSFCAAHGVFLGVILFLLNHNKVGHLAQIDWRSAAFGCLSVLAFLTVGFLVDLLSLRRWSFRQLEQTSSQVLSRVMVVHLTLLIGFVAIALTDTPDAFFGVFVVLKTMASLSTALPQWEPARPPKWLSNMLNRIPSATPGKRFEESWADERTEERQRLEANERPWADG, translated from the coding sequence GTGAACCGGATCCTGCACGTGCTGTCCGCTCTCGGGGTCATCGCCGTCCCCGTGGTCGGCTGGTTCACCCAGCATTGGTCCGGTGGAACCACCCTGGCGGTCTACTGGTTCGAGACGCTCGCCGCCTGCCTGTTCGTGTTGGCGCGGATCGCCTTGCATCAGCGATGGTCACCGCGCCGTGGCCATTTCCGGTACAACGCGGCGGGCCATCAGGGCGGCGGACACATCGACTACCGGACATCGAAGACCCGGCGCCGAAAACCGCTGTCGACGTTTCTGTCCAGCTTCGGGGTCGTCAGCCTGAGCTTCTGCGCCGCACACGGCGTGTTCCTGGGCGTCATCCTCTTCCTGCTCAATCACAACAAGGTCGGCCATCTCGCCCAGATTGATTGGCGTAGTGCGGCATTCGGCTGCCTCAGCGTGCTGGCCTTTCTGACGGTGGGCTTCCTGGTGGATCTGCTCAGCCTGCGGCGCTGGTCGTTCCGCCAACTTGAGCAGACCTCCAGCCAGGTGCTCAGCCGGGTCATGGTCGTGCATCTCACGCTGCTCATCGGTTTCGTCGCGATCGCGCTCACCGACACACCGGACGCGTTCTTCGGTGTGTTCGTGGTCCTCAAGACCATGGCCTCACTGAGCACCGCTCTGCCCCAATGGGAACCGGCCCGGCCACCGAAGTGGCTGAGCAACATGCTGAACCGGATACCGAGCGCGACACCGGGCAAGCGGTTCGAGGAGTCCTGGGCCGACGAGCGCACCGAGGAACGGCAGCGCCTGGAAGCCAACGAACGGCCCTGGGCCGACGGGTAG
- a CDS encoding NAD(P)-dependent alcohol dehydrogenase → MTTTVSAYAADSATSPLKKTTIERRDVGPHDVAFDIKFAGICHSDIHTVKGEWGEPNYPVVVGHEIAGIVTEIGSEVTKYKVGDHVGVGCFVDSCRECDSCKEGLEQYCTGPGGMIGTYNATGKDGTPTYGGYSTAIVVDENYVLRIPDSIPLDKAAPLLCAGITLYSPLRHWNAGPGKKVAVIGLGGLGHMGVKIAHAMGAHVTVLSQSLKKMEDGLRLGADEYYATSDPDTFTKLAGKFDLILNTVSANLDMGAYLGLLGRDGTLVELGAPEQPLSVPFFPLGGLRRSLAGSMIGGIAETQEMLDFCAEYDVTPEIEVIEASYVNEAYERVLASDVRYRFVIDTSTL, encoded by the coding sequence ATGACCACCACTGTTTCCGCTTACGCCGCCGACTCGGCCACGTCGCCACTGAAGAAGACGACCATCGAGCGACGGGATGTAGGCCCGCACGATGTCGCGTTCGACATCAAGTTCGCCGGTATCTGTCACAGCGACATCCACACCGTCAAGGGTGAGTGGGGCGAGCCCAACTACCCCGTCGTCGTCGGCCATGAGATCGCCGGCATCGTCACCGAGATCGGCTCGGAGGTGACCAAGTACAAGGTCGGCGACCACGTCGGCGTCGGCTGCTTCGTCGACTCCTGCCGCGAATGCGACAGCTGCAAGGAAGGCCTGGAGCAGTACTGCACCGGCCCGGGCGGCATGATCGGCACCTACAACGCCACCGGCAAGGACGGCACCCCCACCTACGGCGGCTACAGCACCGCGATCGTCGTCGACGAGAACTACGTGCTGCGCATCCCCGACAGCATCCCGCTGGACAAGGCTGCTCCCCTGCTGTGCGCCGGCATCACGCTGTACTCGCCGCTGCGGCACTGGAACGCCGGCCCCGGTAAGAAGGTCGCCGTCATCGGCCTCGGTGGTCTCGGCCACATGGGTGTGAAGATCGCCCACGCGATGGGTGCGCACGTCACCGTGCTGAGCCAGTCGCTCAAGAAGATGGAAGACGGTCTGCGCCTGGGCGCCGACGAGTACTACGCCACCTCCGACCCGGACACCTTCACCAAGCTCGCGGGCAAGTTCGACCTGATCCTGAACACCGTGTCGGCCAACCTGGACATGGGCGCCTACCTGGGTCTGCTGGGCCGCGACGGCACCTTGGTCGAACTGGGTGCTCCCGAGCAGCCGCTGTCGGTGCCGTTCTTCCCGCTGGGTGGGCTGCGCCGCAGCCTGGCCGGTTCGATGATCGGTGGTATCGCCGAGACCCAGGAGATGCTGGACTTCTGCGCCGAGTATGACGTGACCCCGGAGATCGAGGTCATCGAGGCCTCCTACGTCAACGAGGCCTACGAGCGGGTGCTCGCCAGCGATGTGCGGTACCGCTTCGTCATCGACACCTCGACGCTGTAG